One Turneriella parva DSM 21527 genomic region harbors:
- a CDS encoding alpha/beta fold hydrolase produces the protein MATREVKAGDLRFAYESYGDGAEIFVLIHGWCSVRNFWGPVLADFAALGTCHNLDLVGHHPATLPAHVHDFDLVKVASMQAAAIKQIVGKKKVTVVGHSTGGLVALALGILHPGLVKRVVAIGPVVHGPVRGPLGFAKDLYKLNLHAALHLPFAFIRSLPDAFKNIFETGVHDSKAFFRRRDADKYVRAYREQMLNISPEVMGAWLTIIDKADLRPALTGSLLPTLFITGAHDRVVDPGQAREIARKMPNAAYHEYAASGHIPILEEEVECFANLKLWLQCH, from the coding sequence ATGGCAACCCGTGAAGTGAAAGCAGGTGATTTACGGTTCGCCTACGAAAGTTATGGCGACGGCGCCGAAATATTTGTGCTGATACATGGCTGGTGTTCGGTACGCAATTTCTGGGGGCCGGTGCTCGCCGATTTTGCGGCGCTGGGCACCTGCCACAATCTCGATCTTGTCGGCCACCACCCTGCGACATTGCCAGCGCATGTGCACGATTTTGACCTCGTAAAGGTCGCTTCAATGCAGGCAGCCGCGATCAAACAGATCGTCGGCAAAAAGAAGGTGACTGTCGTCGGCCATTCAACCGGTGGGCTCGTTGCGCTGGCGCTGGGCATCTTGCATCCCGGGCTTGTGAAGCGCGTTGTCGCTATCGGGCCGGTGGTTCACGGCCCGGTCAGGGGACCGCTCGGTTTCGCGAAAGATCTCTACAAACTCAACTTGCACGCTGCGCTGCACTTGCCTTTTGCCTTCATACGTTCGCTGCCCGATGCATTCAAGAATATCTTCGAGACGGGCGTACACGACAGCAAGGCTTTCTTTCGCCGGCGCGATGCGGATAAATATGTCAGGGCGTACCGTGAGCAGATGCTGAACATTTCTCCCGAAGTGATGGGCGCATGGCTCACAATTATCGACAAGGCAGATCTGAGGCCTGCGCTTACCGGTTCATTATTGCCGACACTTTTTATCACAGGTGCCCATGACAGAGTCGTCGACCCCGGGCAGGCCCGTGAAATTGCGCGCAAGATGCCGAATGCTGCGTACCACGAATACGCAGCTTCGGGTCACATTCCGATTCTTGAAGAAGAGGTGGAGTGTTTTGCGAACCTAAAACTCTGGCTGCAGTGCCATTAA
- a CDS encoding aldehyde dehydrogenase family protein — translation MKVFPYYLANRAVTQSQAKLKIADKYTNAIYAEVALADAQIIDRAIAAALVAEKPMAEMAPYERRAVLEHVLTRVNERQAELADLLCIEAGKPIKDARGEVTRLMDTFRIAMEEATRIGGEVMPLDITPRTKGYRGFTKRVPIGACSFISPFNFPLNLAAHKIAPAIAAGCPFVLKPASLTPLGALVLGEILAETALPPGAFSILPCPRDAAELFVTDERLKLLSFTGSAEVGWAMKARAGKKKVTLELGGNAAVIIDSDADIDAVVPRIVFGAFYQSGQSCISVQRILVHESLYEKLRSQLVAATASLKAGNPHDETTFIGPMISETEARRLKSWIDEAAANGARILTGGQLVGTMLEPTLAEGVAPADKLCAEEAFGPAAVLETFSDFDEALQRVNRGRYGLQAGIFTRDIHKAMRAWDTLEVGGVVIGDVPSFRVDNMPYGGVKDSGLGREGIRSAIEDMTEVRLLVIK, via the coding sequence ATGAAAGTCTTTCCCTATTACCTTGCCAATCGTGCTGTTACACAGAGCCAGGCAAAGCTTAAGATTGCCGACAAATACACGAACGCGATCTACGCCGAAGTCGCACTCGCCGATGCGCAGATAATCGATCGGGCGATTGCCGCTGCCCTCGTCGCCGAAAAACCGATGGCCGAAATGGCGCCTTACGAACGCCGTGCGGTGCTCGAGCACGTACTGACACGCGTCAATGAGCGGCAGGCAGAGCTCGCTGACCTTCTCTGCATCGAAGCGGGCAAACCTATCAAAGACGCGCGCGGTGAAGTCACCCGCCTCATGGACACCTTTCGCATCGCGATGGAAGAAGCAACGCGCATCGGCGGCGAGGTAATGCCGCTCGACATCACCCCCCGTACGAAAGGTTATCGCGGCTTCACGAAACGCGTGCCGATTGGCGCCTGCTCGTTTATCAGCCCGTTTAATTTCCCATTAAATCTCGCCGCTCACAAAATTGCCCCCGCCATAGCAGCAGGATGTCCCTTCGTTCTGAAACCGGCGTCACTGACGCCACTCGGCGCGCTCGTGCTGGGTGAAATTCTCGCTGAAACAGCCCTGCCCCCGGGAGCGTTTTCCATTCTGCCCTGCCCGCGAGACGCGGCCGAACTTTTCGTCACAGACGAACGCCTGAAGCTCTTGAGCTTCACGGGCTCTGCCGAAGTCGGCTGGGCGATGAAGGCGCGTGCCGGCAAGAAGAAGGTAACGCTAGAACTCGGCGGTAATGCAGCGGTGATTATCGACAGCGACGCCGACATTGACGCGGTGGTGCCGCGCATTGTCTTTGGCGCGTTTTATCAGTCGGGCCAGAGCTGCATCAGTGTGCAGCGAATTCTTGTGCATGAGAGTCTCTATGAAAAACTGCGGAGCCAGCTGGTTGCAGCGACCGCCTCGCTTAAGGCGGGAAATCCTCATGATGAGACCACTTTCATTGGGCCCATGATTTCAGAAACCGAAGCCCGGCGCCTCAAAAGCTGGATAGACGAAGCCGCGGCAAACGGCGCGCGCATTCTGACGGGCGGGCAGCTTGTGGGCACGATGCTCGAACCGACACTCGCCGAAGGCGTCGCGCCTGCCGACAAACTGTGCGCCGAAGAGGCCTTTGGCCCGGCAGCCGTGCTCGAAACTTTTTCTGATTTTGACGAGGCGCTGCAGCGCGTGAACCGTGGCCGCTACGGTCTGCAAGCGGGTATCTTCACCCGGGACATCCATAAAGCGATGCGCGCGTGGGATACATTAGAGGTCGGTGGCGTCGTCATTGGCGACGTGCCGAGTTTTCGCGTCGACAACATGCCCTACGGGGGTGTGAAAGATTCGGGTCTGGGGCGCGAAGGCATTCGCTCGGCAATCGAAGACATGACCGAAGTGCGGTTGCTCGTTATCAAGTGA
- a CDS encoding DUF1905 domain-containing protein — protein MKVWIYDGPTPWHFVTLPKKLAAEIKVFHGNLAKSFGSIGVTVTIGDTTWKTSVFSDTKSGSYVLPLKAEVRRREGIVADRTIQIILKIA, from the coding sequence GTGAAAGTATGGATCTATGACGGCCCCACTCCCTGGCACTTCGTGACGTTGCCTAAAAAGCTGGCTGCAGAAATCAAGGTGTTTCACGGGAATCTTGCCAAAAGTTTCGGCTCGATCGGCGTTACAGTGACTATCGGCGATACGACCTGGAAAACTTCGGTATTCAGCGACACAAAATCTGGCTCGTACGTTTTGCCATTGAAGGCAGAGGTGCGCCGCAGAGAAGGTATCGTCGCTGATCGCACGATTCAGATCATTCTCAAGATTGCATAG
- a CDS encoding glutaredoxin domain-containing protein: protein MNVQIYTKGYCPYCDRAKEFFAARGIAYDEINIERDPAEYDALKARTQHMTVPQIFIDGNFIGGYTDMIAKVKTGELSF, encoded by the coding sequence ATGAACGTACAGATTTACACCAAAGGTTATTGCCCATATTGCGATCGCGCGAAAGAGTTTTTCGCGGCGCGTGGCATTGCGTACGACGAGATCAACATCGAGCGCGACCCCGCCGAATACGACGCGCTCAAGGCCCGAACGCAGCACATGACAGTGCCGCAGATATTCATCGACGGCAACTTTATTGGCGGCTATACCGACATGATTGCCAAAGTCAAAACGGGTGAACTTTCGTTTTAG
- a CDS encoding 7TM diverse intracellular signaling domain-containing protein — translation MKRFFIFAAVLLALWSSASHALAKTIVADGVADLTRHSISDQQEVSLDGDWKFYWHEFIPVDGAKPQTTPILLKVRGTWKGADYRGQALPATGWGSYELTLQTGQAQGTLALRLPNIGTAYALFANGIKIAQMGRVAKHANESVARTQPQVVNLPPADGKNAVHLVMHVSNFEDRHGGIWQTVKLGRPEVLQNGVSQSFMAATFLCGAILLIGLHHMFLFARRRSELSNLAFGLLCLLFALRPLAEGNRFLLTMFADLPSTLNSRLAYLTFYGAVPLSAWFLRLVFTRQFHPIVFRIILIVMLPLCLAVLVLPPRWYSETLSCVQLFSLALIIYSCIVIIRAIAARERGAKTLAAGLVLLFAGATADILTVANVLNLPELAPLGLIGFIMSQSVLLSLRQEHAYEKLEILAQENTALISSMEIKILERTAMIAELSAEGDAVLGALSEGVFLIGRDQIIGNKISPKILELLEVDHEDLVQKSFAEVILQVTGEALSEDARLFLNVLFNPSMDDETVEQLNPLSLVTVRGLRSQQQKILRFNFTRQRKGDRIMAAFASCRDITAEEKKRIEIEERESRAQNQLEIVRTLFSVSPEALQAFYGSIESELEDIVTALSPDTALGVRERLERAYRAAHTIKGSAQLFKVNFIAGQAHAFEDKLQSLLKQDTLQNLDLLGVNLAHTELQRALEEFEEMILKILNFQKNAGTMHLNSIDILREALPRMVAEICQKLGKEAEIHFTRFSAELIPSRYTSALRDGLVQCVRNALAHSIESPARREALAKPRTARIEIDVSEKENTLFIKIRDDGSSFDIERIRQVAAARQLASHDDLARMPDHEIITFIFETGFSTAESEGSIAGRGAGMDIIARKIRQIGGKLRIRWAKEQFTEFTFVLPKK, via the coding sequence GTGAAAAGATTCTTTATTTTTGCTGCGGTGCTGCTGGCACTGTGGTCGTCGGCAAGCCACGCGCTAGCCAAAACAATTGTCGCCGATGGCGTCGCCGACCTGACCCGGCACAGCATCAGCGATCAGCAAGAAGTCTCACTGGACGGAGATTGGAAATTCTATTGGCATGAGTTTATACCTGTCGATGGAGCTAAACCACAAACGACGCCAATTCTGCTGAAGGTGCGGGGCACCTGGAAAGGTGCCGACTACCGGGGTCAGGCGCTGCCGGCGACAGGCTGGGGAAGTTACGAGCTCACGCTGCAGACCGGTCAGGCGCAGGGCACGCTGGCACTTCGACTGCCGAACATCGGCACTGCGTATGCACTGTTCGCCAACGGCATCAAAATCGCGCAAATGGGTCGGGTCGCGAAGCATGCCAATGAATCGGTCGCGCGCACGCAGCCGCAGGTCGTGAATCTGCCGCCTGCTGACGGCAAGAATGCCGTACACCTGGTGATGCACGTGTCGAATTTTGAAGACCGCCACGGCGGTATCTGGCAGACGGTAAAGCTCGGTCGGCCCGAGGTTCTGCAGAATGGCGTCAGCCAGAGCTTCATGGCTGCTACATTTTTATGCGGAGCTATATTGCTCATCGGCCTGCACCACATGTTCTTGTTTGCGCGCCGCCGCTCTGAATTATCGAATCTTGCGTTCGGTCTCTTATGCCTGCTGTTTGCATTAAGGCCGCTGGCCGAGGGTAACCGCTTTCTGCTCACGATGTTTGCCGATCTGCCATCGACCCTGAATTCGCGCCTGGCATACCTCACATTTTACGGGGCTGTGCCGCTCAGCGCCTGGTTTTTGAGGTTGGTTTTTACCCGGCAATTTCACCCGATCGTCTTTCGCATTATTTTGATCGTAATGCTGCCCCTCTGCCTCGCGGTGCTGGTATTGCCCCCGCGGTGGTATTCTGAAACCTTGAGTTGCGTGCAGCTGTTTTCTCTGGCGCTGATCATTTACAGCTGCATCGTTATCATTCGCGCGATTGCAGCGAGGGAGCGCGGCGCTAAGACACTGGCAGCCGGCCTGGTGCTGCTTTTTGCCGGCGCGACAGCGGACATATTGACGGTAGCAAATGTTCTTAATCTGCCAGAGCTTGCTCCCCTGGGCCTCATCGGTTTCATCATGTCGCAGTCGGTGCTATTGAGCCTTCGCCAAGAACACGCTTACGAAAAGCTTGAGATTCTCGCGCAAGAAAATACCGCGCTCATCAGCTCGATGGAAATCAAAATTCTCGAGCGCACGGCGATGATCGCCGAACTGAGCGCCGAAGGCGATGCTGTGCTCGGCGCGCTGTCAGAAGGTGTCTTTCTGATCGGCCGCGACCAGATCATTGGCAACAAGATATCGCCCAAGATTCTTGAGTTGCTCGAAGTCGACCATGAAGATCTGGTGCAGAAATCGTTCGCCGAGGTCATTTTGCAGGTTACGGGCGAAGCTCTGTCAGAAGACGCGCGCCTGTTTCTGAACGTTCTGTTTAACCCCAGCATGGACGACGAAACTGTGGAGCAGCTGAATCCGCTCAGCCTCGTGACGGTTCGCGGCTTAAGGTCGCAGCAGCAGAAGATTTTGCGATTCAATTTTACGCGCCAGCGCAAGGGCGACCGCATCATGGCAGCTTTTGCCTCGTGCCGCGACATTACGGCGGAAGAGAAAAAGCGGATTGAGATCGAAGAGCGCGAATCGCGCGCCCAGAATCAACTCGAAATCGTGCGAACTCTTTTCAGCGTTAGCCCTGAGGCCCTGCAGGCATTTTATGGCAGCATCGAATCTGAACTCGAAGATATTGTCACCGCACTTAGCCCCGACACCGCCCTCGGAGTGCGGGAGCGGCTTGAACGCGCGTACCGCGCGGCGCATACCATCAAAGGCAGCGCGCAGCTTTTCAAAGTCAATTTTATCGCCGGGCAGGCGCATGCCTTTGAAGACAAACTGCAATCCCTTTTGAAACAAGATACGCTGCAAAACCTTGATCTTTTGGGGGTCAATCTGGCGCATACAGAATTGCAGCGTGCGCTCGAAGAATTCGAAGAAATGATTCTGAAAATTCTGAACTTTCAGAAAAACGCCGGCACGATGCATTTGAACAGCATCGATATTTTACGCGAGGCGCTGCCGCGCATGGTGGCTGAAATCTGCCAGAAACTCGGCAAAGAAGCTGAGATACATTTTACCCGATTCTCTGCCGAGCTCATACCATCCCGGTATACTTCGGCACTCCGAGATGGCCTTGTGCAGTGTGTGCGCAATGCTCTTGCGCACAGCATCGAGTCACCTGCGCGCCGCGAGGCTCTGGCAAAACCCCGCACTGCACGTATTGAGATTGATGTCAGCGAAAAAGAGAACACGCTGTTCATTAAGATTCGTGATGATGGCAGCAGCTTTGACATCGAAAGAATTCGGCAGGTTGCGGCGGCGCGGCAGCTCGCCTCGCACGACGACCTGGCGCGCATGCCAGACCACGAGATCATAACTTTTATCTTTGAAACGGGCTTTAGCACTGCAGAAAGCGAAGGTTCGATAGCAGGGCGCGGCGCCGGCATGGATATCATCGCCCGCAAAATTCGGCAAATCGGCGGCAAACTTCGTATTCGCTGGGCAAAAGAACAGTTTACTGAGTTTACCTTTGTTTTGCCGAAAAAATAA
- a CDS encoding RNA polymerase sigma factor, whose product MIPADPNEIRPAPADRSSTLDADFQRIYNKSKNRVLNYITRSVRDRDEALDLLQEVFITFYDKLPELDISTDRIESWLVKTARNVILTYVRDTHRRLTRDLQNTQESDTWEKDEQVGKIYQKELEKHIDGFLESLNDNERNLFILQKIEQVKYSDLEKILGVPQRTMKRMAANLLQRLKERTSFDKDYLEN is encoded by the coding sequence ATGATTCCCGCTGACCCCAACGAGATTCGTCCTGCCCCTGCAGACCGCAGCAGCACCCTCGACGCAGATTTTCAGCGCATCTACAACAAGAGCAAGAACCGGGTGCTCAACTACATCACCCGCTCGGTGCGCGACCGTGACGAAGCGCTCGACCTGCTGCAAGAGGTTTTTATCACCTTTTACGACAAATTGCCCGAGCTCGACATCTCGACTGATCGAATTGAATCGTGGCTCGTCAAAACTGCGCGCAACGTTATTCTCACTTATGTGCGCGACACTCACCGGCGCCTCACGCGTGACCTGCAAAATACGCAAGAAAGCGACACCTGGGAAAAAGACGAACAGGTCGGTAAGATCTACCAGAAAGAACTCGAGAAACACATCGATGGCTTTCTCGAATCGTTGAACGACAACGAACGCAATTTATTTATTCTGCAGAAAATTGAGCAGGTCAAATACAGCGACCTTGAGAAAATTCTGGGCGTTCCGCAGCGCACGATGAAGCGCATGGCAGCAAACCTGCTGCAGCGCCTGAAAGAACGCACCTCTTTTGACAAAGATTATCTGGAAAACTAA
- a CDS encoding acyl-CoA thioesterase, whose amino-acid sequence MAKPTRPMRDSYRFFTPITTRWSDNDIYGHVNNVVYYSYFDTVANLYLIEIAGLKIHSDNIVGFVVSSGCNYHEPVAYPDRLEGGFRANKISGSSVEYGVAIFREGQNAAVADGFFTHVFVDRTTGKPVRIPEAIRTSLEKVLVEI is encoded by the coding sequence ATGGCTAAACCCACGCGGCCAATGCGCGACAGCTATCGCTTCTTTACCCCGATCACTACGCGCTGGTCAGACAACGACATCTATGGTCACGTGAACAATGTCGTTTATTACTCTTATTTCGACACTGTCGCGAATCTGTACCTGATCGAAATTGCAGGGCTGAAAATTCACAGCGACAACATCGTCGGTTTCGTAGTGAGTTCAGGTTGCAACTACCACGAACCGGTAGCCTACCCCGACAGATTAGAAGGGGGATTTCGGGCGAACAAAATCAGCGGCTCGTCTGTCGAATACGGCGTCGCTATATTTCGTGAAGGCCAGAACGCAGCTGTGGCCGATGGCTTCTTCACGCACGTGTTCGTCGACCGAACCACCGGGAAACCTGTGAGAATTCCCGAAGCAATTCGCACCTCGCTCGAAAAGGTGTTGGTCGAAATCTGA
- a CDS encoding arginyltransferase, whose translation MKIETVSAQVHSFMTEGPCGYYPERATRNRMLSDENHEFSQAQITRILNKGYRRYGPDYYRTFCRGCRECTPYRVLVERFKPGRRFRRVLARNAACEITWAEPKASQEKFELYVRYQLSRHKNFGDATILSIRQELAVAMIRQMYMNPQSSLELTVRESGQVLAFATFDVTDDSLSAVYSVFEPDVPERSLGTLNILLALQQVKKLGLKYLNLGLYLENHPKMSYKANFGPAEVYQGFRWKSKQ comes from the coding sequence TTGAAAATCGAAACGGTATCTGCCCAGGTGCATTCGTTCATGACCGAAGGTCCCTGCGGCTATTACCCCGAACGGGCTACGCGCAACCGTATGCTGAGCGACGAAAACCATGAGTTTTCGCAGGCGCAGATCACCCGAATTCTGAATAAAGGCTACCGGCGCTATGGGCCCGATTATTACCGCACGTTTTGCCGGGGCTGCAGAGAATGCACTCCCTACCGCGTGCTCGTCGAGCGCTTCAAACCCGGCCGCCGTTTTCGTCGGGTGCTCGCCCGCAACGCGGCATGCGAAATTACGTGGGCCGAGCCGAAAGCCTCGCAGGAAAAATTTGAGCTTTATGTGCGGTACCAGCTTTCGCGCCATAAGAACTTCGGTGATGCGACGATTCTTTCGATTCGGCAAGAACTCGCGGTGGCGATGATACGGCAGATGTATATGAATCCGCAATCGTCGCTTGAACTCACTGTGCGCGAGAGCGGGCAGGTGCTGGCATTCGCAACGTTTGACGTTACCGACGATTCGCTTTCGGCCGTCTATTCGGTCTTTGAACCCGACGTGCCCGAAAGATCGCTCGGTACACTGAATATTTTGTTAGCACTACAGCAGGTGAAAAAGCTGGGTCTAAAATACCTCAACCTCGGTCTGTATCTCGAAAACCACCCCAAGATGAGCTACAAAGCCAATTTTGGCCCTGCCGAAGTCTATCAGGGCTTTCGCTGGAAATCCAAACAATAA
- a CDS encoding response regulator → MALKVLIVDDSQIMRDVMQKFLAGFDLEIAGTARDGEEAIKLFRDIHPDIVTLDITMPRIDGLAALKEMKKIRPEAQVMIVSAINDKSVVLKALDAGAALFINKPVSAEAVKTAITKLLSQRQP, encoded by the coding sequence ATGGCGCTTAAAGTGCTCATCGTCGACGACTCGCAGATTATGCGCGATGTCATGCAGAAATTTCTCGCAGGCTTTGACCTTGAAATTGCGGGCACGGCGCGCGATGGCGAAGAAGCCATTAAACTTTTTCGCGACATTCACCCAGACATTGTCACGCTCGACATCACCATGCCGCGCATCGACGGCCTCGCCGCGCTGAAAGAGATGAAGAAGATCAGACCAGAAGCCCAGGTGATGATCGTCTCGGCAATCAACGACAAGAGCGTCGTTCTGAAAGCACTCGACGCCGGCGCGGCGCTCTTCATCAACAAGCCGGTTTCGGCCGAGGCAGTGAAAACTGCCATCACGAAACTTTTGAGCCAGCGCCAGCCGTGA
- a CDS encoding EstA family serine hydrolase: MAELKGHWSLPFAPLADAFAANFDAGQEIGGAICVYHRGKKVVDIWAGLKDKNIEDPWREDSIVPVFSVTKALAALCFLILANRKKFDYEKPVAHYWPDFALAGKGEITCRQLLEHRAGLYAVDKPLHLSDFGDNYSKVYNALIMQRPLFIPGSNQGYGAQVWGAYAAELFRQVAHESIGQFFAREVAKKLGIDCHIGLKEEYDTRVATLYPVSVVDRLVALVPDMIMGETTEGRIGRAFISGNNSIEQAYMNPSAGPKSVEIFNEPWVRRLELPWVNGVANARSLATLMNVFALGGKLGKVQFAGAELMRQLTKENPLRYDLVLQKPLGWNLGFLKEERWLYSPNVEAFGHSGMGGSLALADPKAKLSFGYVCNKMDYKIRPDKTLRLCRALYECVN, translated from the coding sequence GTGGCAGAACTCAAAGGGCATTGGTCGTTACCATTTGCGCCGCTCGCCGACGCGTTCGCGGCAAATTTCGATGCCGGGCAAGAAATCGGGGGCGCGATCTGCGTCTATCACCGCGGCAAGAAGGTCGTCGACATCTGGGCTGGCCTCAAAGACAAGAACATCGAAGACCCTTGGCGCGAAGATTCTATTGTGCCGGTATTTTCGGTGACAAAGGCGCTCGCCGCGCTGTGTTTTCTGATTCTCGCGAACCGCAAGAAGTTTGACTACGAAAAACCCGTCGCGCACTACTGGCCCGACTTCGCGCTCGCGGGCAAGGGTGAAATTACCTGCCGCCAGTTGCTCGAGCACCGCGCCGGGCTGTATGCGGTCGATAAGCCGCTGCACTTATCTGATTTCGGCGACAACTATTCGAAAGTCTATAATGCTCTCATTATGCAGCGGCCGCTCTTTATACCCGGCAGCAACCAGGGTTATGGCGCTCAGGTTTGGGGTGCATACGCCGCCGAACTTTTTCGGCAGGTTGCACATGAGTCTATCGGGCAGTTTTTCGCGCGCGAAGTCGCCAAGAAACTCGGCATCGATTGCCACATCGGGCTGAAAGAAGAATACGACACGCGCGTGGCGACCCTATATCCCGTTTCAGTCGTCGATCGCCTGGTCGCGCTCGTGCCCGACATGATTATGGGTGAGACGACTGAAGGGCGTATTGGTCGCGCCTTTATTTCAGGAAACAATTCCATTGAACAGGCCTACATGAACCCTTCGGCAGGCCCGAAGAGTGTTGAAATTTTCAACGAACCCTGGGTGCGCCGCCTCGAGCTGCCGTGGGTGAATGGCGTCGCCAATGCCCGTTCGCTCGCAACCTTGATGAACGTCTTTGCGCTCGGTGGCAAACTCGGCAAGGTTCAATTTGCGGGCGCCGAGCTTATGCGCCAACTGACGAAAGAGAATCCGTTGCGGTACGATCTTGTGCTGCAGAAGCCCTTGGGCTGGAACCTCGGCTTTCTTAAAGAAGAGCGCTGGCTTTACTCGCCGAATGTCGAGGCATTCGGCCACTCGGGTATGGGGGGCTCACTCGCGCTCGCCGACCCCAAAGCAAAATTGTCATTCGGCTATGTCTGCAACAAGATGGACTACAAGATCAGGCCAGACAAGACCTTGCGGCTTTGTCGGGCGTTATACGAGTGTGTCAATTAA